From the genome of Apostichopus japonicus isolate 1M-3 chromosome 17, ASM3797524v1, whole genome shotgun sequence:
atatttattgaaattataaCGAACCTCCATCAAAAGAACATTAATAGcttgttaaaatatttttatagaCTCTTCACTTAGTACCCCAATCCCTCCCTCCTTACATCAACAAATGTGGAATGTACAGAATTCCTTTCTCATTGCAATCAATGAGTAAACCACTTTATTGCTCTGTATTTCAGAAATGAAACAGTTGTATGTTAAACTTGTGCAAACCTATTCTACTGTAACTTTGCATTCTGTAAATTATCATGCATAGCaaacatatgatatatatatgcagcattttgcaatgtaaatCACATGTATTATTTCCTACAGTATTTTCAAAAGCCAACAGAACCGCATAACATCATACTGTAAGCACAGCATTTCTATAAACATCACACCAATGAgatataaatactgtacatacccaAAAATGAGCTAACGTATTCACATCGAACGTCTTGGCGATGTCCTCATCTGACAGATCCAACAACTGTCTGCCACTAACGATCCCAGCATTGTTCACTAAGATAGTAACTTTACCGACCTCGGTTTCAACACTTTTAGCAACTTTGTACACCGCCTCCCTGTCAGTTACATCACACTTGTAAACATTAGCCTCCGCGCCAAGGGATCGAACCATCCTCCCCGTTTCTTGATTCCCCTCATCGTTTATATCCCACAATACCAGATGGCAACCACGTTTGGCTAGGCTTAACGATACCTCCCGACCTATTCCACTTCCTGATCCTGTTACTAAGGCAATTTCTCCTGCCACAGATTTCTTGGGCCAAAGAGTCATTGGTGTGACATACTTTATGATAGCTAACAGGCAGTGGATTAAAATTATCACCAAAGAGTTAAcaagccccccaaaaaatgaaaacatctcGAACACC
Proteins encoded in this window:
- the LOC139984111 gene encoding epidermal retinol dehydrogenase 2-like isoform X2: MDEVFEMFSFFGGLVNSLVIILIHCLLAIIKYVTPMTLWPKKSVAGEIALVTGSGSGIGREVSLSLAKRGCHLVLWDINDEGNQETGRMVRSLGAEANVYKCDVTDREAVYKVAKSVETEVGKVTILVNNAGIVSGRQLLDLSDEDIAKTFDVNTLAHFWTLKAFLPSMMEVNRGHVVTVSSVLAEVGIPRCSDYCASKAAVKAMHQAVAREMIIKRKDIHFTLVCPYLVKTGLFEGTSTRYEWLLNTMTPEYVGKKIVESIQTEQDHLYLPYLIQAGVLLEHVLPFRGQLVMEDFLGACAAMQTFTGRKKD
- the LOC139984111 gene encoding epidermal retinol dehydrogenase 2-like isoform X1; the protein is MLAVFEMFSFFGGLVNSLVIILIHCLLAIIKYVTPMTLWPKKSVAGEIALVTGSGSGIGREVSLSLAKRGCHLVLWDINDEGNQETGRMVRSLGAEANVYKCDVTDREAVYKVAKSVETEVGKVTILVNNAGIVSGRQLLDLSDEDIAKTFDVNTLAHFWTLKAFLPSMMEVNRGHVVTVSSVLAEVGIPRCSDYCASKAAVKAMHQAVAREMIIKRKDIHFTLVCPYLVKTGLFEGTSTRYEWLLNTMTPEYVGKKIVESIQTEQDHLYLPYLIQAGVLLEHVLPFRGQLVMEDFLGACAAMQTFTGRKKD